Proteins from a genomic interval of Phlebotomus papatasi isolate M1 chromosome 3, Ppap_2.1, whole genome shotgun sequence:
- the LOC129805273 gene encoding ran GTPase-activating protein, whose protein sequence is MAEINLNSLSAALDNVSGSGVSFEDKTKNWGTKDEVKELTDAIDKCQKLEYLNLAGNTLGVEAAQEVGKALKKHSEFQRALWKDSFTGRLKTEIPIALAAMGRGIIDAGAHLTVFDCSDNALGPNGMKGLVELFSSAACFSLQELKLNNCGLGIDGGKMLAKALTECHKASVKANSPLRLKVFVAGRNRLENKGAEALAGFFAQVKSLEEITMPQNGIYHEGITALSAALRENTRMQVLNLNDNTIGLKGADALADAISNMQQLREINFGDCLLKTRGATLLSEVLSDEHEALEILNLTNNEIGPNGGLSLASAMANKINLQSLLLDGNQFGQECREMIMEELRLFNLEHTLGSLEEDDSEGEEEYDEGEDEMEEEEIDTEDLEYIEDDDECAEDDEETDDAVEDAEQEIMPNRNVLRSEVTPVEAFCRAEQPTLAMFEEIDAKDRTAAFRNYLNGLPGEFYLVYLVFAILKCSALSLQSKEALAVSDDLFADALKYAQDKSQVNSVRNFFLIQLCLLRCEDKSFKPTYDPKACRSALESAMQRDFFPSDLRGTFQCFLDQFKLD, encoded by the exons ATGGCAGAAATAAATCTCAACTCACTTTCAGCAGCTCTAGACAATGTGTCTGGTAGTGGAGTGTCGTTTGAGGATAAAACCAAGAACTGGGGAACCAAAGATGAAG TTAAGGAACTTACGGATGCTATTGACAAGTGCCAGAAATTGGAGTACTTAAACTTGGCTGGGAACACATTGGGCGTCGAAGCTGCCCAGGAAGTGGGAAAAGCACTGAAGAAACATTCGGAATTCCAAAGGGCTCTTTGGAAGGATTCCTTCACAGGGCGCTTGAAAACAGAGATTCCCATCGCTTTGGCGGCCATGGGTCGTGGTATCATTGATGCAGGAGCCCATCTTACTGTTTTCGATTGCAGTGACAATGCTCTGGGACCCAATGGCATGAAGGGACTTGTGGAGTTATTTAGCAGTGCAGCTTGTTTTTCACTCCAAGAACTGAAGCTGAACAATTGTGGCCTGGGAATCGATGGCGGAAAGATGCTGGCGAAAGCACTGACTGAATGTCACAAGGCCAGTGTAAAGGCAAATTCGCCTCTCAGGCTTAAAGTCTTCGTTGCGGGAAGAAATCGACTTGAGAACAAGGGAGCCGAAGCTTTGGCTGGATTTTTCGCTCAAGTCAAGAGTCTGGAGGAGATCACAATGCCCCAAAATGGAATCTACCATGAAGGCATTACAGCCCTATCTGCTGCTCTCCGGGAGAATACCAGAATGCAGGTCCTAAATCTCAATGACAACACCATTGGACTCAAG GGTGCTGATGCCCTTGCTGATGCCATCAGTAATATGCAACAACTCAGAGAAATTAACTTTGGTGATTGCTTGCTTAAGACACGTGGAGCCACGTTGCTGAGTGAAGTTCTTAGTGATGAGCACGAAGCTCTGGAGATTCTTAATCTCACAAATAATGAAATTGGGCCAAATGGTGGCCTTTCTTTGGCATCAGCCATGGCCAATAAAATTAATCTTCAGAGTTTGTTGTTAGATGGAAATCAATTTGGACAGGAGTGTAGGGAGATGATCATGGAAGAGCTTAGACTATTCAACCTGGAACATACTTTGGGTTCACTGGAGGAGGATGATTCTGAGGGTGAGGAGGAATATGACGAAGGAGAAGATGAAATGGAGGAAGAGGAAATTGACACGGAAGATTTGGAATATATTGAAGACGACGATGAATGTGCAGAAGACGATGAAGAGACTGATGATGCAGTTGAAGATGCTGAGCAAGAGATTATGCCAAATCGAAATGTTTTGAGATCTGAAGTAACGCCTGTTGAAGCATTTTGTCGTGCTGAACAGCCGACTTTGGCGATGTTTGAGGAAATTGATGCTAAAGATAGAACTGCGGCTTTCCGGAACTATTTGAATGGGCTACCCGGTGAATTCTACTTGGTTTACCTTGTCTTTGCCATTCTCAAATGTTCAGCCCTGAGTCTGCAGTCCAAGGAAGCCCTTGCAGTGTCTGATGACCTCTTTGCTGATGCTCTCAAATATGCTCAGGATAAATCTCAGGTGAATTCCGTGAGGAATTTCTTTCTGATCCAATTGTGTCTTCTACGCTGTGAAGACAAGTCCTTCAAACCAACCTATGATCCCAAGGCATGCCGAAGTGCTCTTGAAAGTGCCATGCAGAGAGACTTTTTCCCATCAGATCTCAGAGGTACTTTCCAATGTTTCCTTGATCAATTCAAACTTGATTAA
- the LOC129805293 gene encoding DNA-directed RNA polymerase II subunit RPB9 — MSGYDAHDDGPGFVGIRFCQECNNMLYPKEDKDNKILLYACRNCDYKQVADSNCIYVNKIMHEIDELTHIVPDVISDPTLPRTEDHACPKCSHSEAVFFQAQTRRAEEEMRLYYVCTNQNCTHRWTE, encoded by the exons ATGTCTGGTTACGATGCCCATGATGATGGCCCAGGATTTGTGGGAATTCGTTTCTGCCAAGAATG CAATAATATGTTGTACCCCAAAGAGGATAAAGATAACAAGATACTCCTCTATGCATGCCGCAATTGTGACTACAAGCAAGTGGCGGATTCCAATTGTATCTACGTGAACAAGATTATGCACGAAATTGA TGAGCTCACACACATCGTTCCGGACGTGATCTCGGATCCCACGTTGCCCCGTACAGAGGATCATGCTTGTCCCAAGTGCAGTCATTCTGAAGCTGTTTTCTTTCAAGCACAGACCCGACGCGCTGAAGAAGAAATGAGGCTGTATTATGTGTGCACAAATCAAAATTGCACCCATCGATGGACAGAGTAG